ACAGGGTTCCCCGACTCGCTTCCGTCGAGGGATCCTTCCCGGCGACGAGCCCTAGCTTCGAGCCGCACGAGTGCGAAGACCGTCGCGACTCGTACACGAGGCAGGAGGTCATGGACGTGCTGGCGTCGAGAGGACACGGTGCCGCTTCGGCGGAACTGCTCATGGCCAGAGGTTGCAGGCGCGTGTCGGGAGGCAGCTACGTGTTCACGACCGATCGCAGAGTGAGGTTCGCACGGCCACAGGGTCTCTACCCTGGCGTGTTCGACAGGACTCTTCCGCGCTACAGGAACAATCTGATGGTGCTGCAGCGGGACTGCAGGCTCACGGACGGCGCGAGGCCGCACCTGGAAGCCCTGGAGGCTATCGTGCGCTGCCTGGGCGCTGAGGAGTGCGCGCGCTTCAGCTACGTCGTGCTGGAAAGCGAGCAGAACACGCATGCCAATTCTAATCCAGACACGGTGGCTAGCAGGGTGAACGACTTCATGTGTACATGACGCGT
This region of Rhipicephalus sanguineus isolate Rsan-2018 unplaced genomic scaffold, BIME_Rsan_1.4 Seq1109, whole genome shotgun sequence genomic DNA includes:
- the LOC119376178 gene encoding serine hydrolase-like protein — translated: MALRLSSPALVLARGLLREAWRGCVEPSLVLGSRRDASSASLKERLTRDLVLPVPNGQLAGKQWGPDDGQPVLALHGWLDNAAVFEPLVPLLKAEFKLVALDLPGHGLSSHLPARGHYTLDSYVESVLSAVDHLKWDTFSVLGHGMGAGIGYYLAALQPDRVPRLASVEGSFPATSPSFEPHECEDRRDSYTRQEVMDVLASRGHGAASAELLMARGCRRVSGGSYVFTTDRRVRFARPQGLYPGVFDRTLPRYRNNLMVLQRDCRLTDGARPHLEALEAIVRCLGAEECARFSYVVLESEQNTHANSNPDTVASRVNDFMCT